From Thermoflavifilum aggregans, a single genomic window includes:
- a CDS encoding DGQHR domain-containing protein: MLATQICQKDNRFYFVAYPAEDLLRHVKFVSRFYGDQQQVLEASRVSPHDEVEQFIAKIERSDTAFQRAPSRQKIQAIENFYETAESQPPIPGTVLLFTREELVFEPISGFEHMGNLHEPQEPFIIIDGQHRLAALHFYLQKHPEESRHIDVPCIIFDGRTQDFATEMFVVINSTPTRINKSHLVDLYEKIAWTSPDKKLAARIADMLYAEDDSPFQYRINRLGGRSKQKKWMLQAELFNELLRWTKGWEGDGYALRREAADRYGMLRDFFRAASAVWGEAWDHERYMVTKPVTLKAMIRVAVELVQQGDALPEENRVERWKARLQPWANEKPRFRMDGFYERFAARGQIERTRRIFNELWRLIQ, from the coding sequence ATGCTTGCAACACAAATCTGCCAGAAGGACAATCGGTTTTATTTTGTGGCTTATCCCGCCGAAGATTTGCTTCGACATGTCAAATTTGTGAGTCGTTTTTACGGTGATCAGCAGCAGGTACTGGAAGCCTCCCGTGTATCGCCTCATGATGAGGTAGAGCAGTTTATTGCCAAAATCGAGCGGAGCGATACGGCTTTTCAACGCGCACCATCACGACAAAAAATTCAGGCTATAGAGAATTTCTATGAGACAGCTGAAAGCCAGCCTCCCATACCCGGCACTGTCCTGTTATTCACCCGGGAAGAACTGGTGTTTGAACCCATTTCCGGATTTGAACACATGGGTAATCTGCATGAGCCGCAGGAGCCGTTTATCATCATTGATGGTCAGCATCGGCTGGCAGCTCTGCATTTTTACCTGCAGAAACATCCGGAAGAATCCCGCCATATTGATGTGCCCTGTATCATCTTTGATGGACGCACGCAGGATTTTGCCACCGAAATGTTTGTGGTAATCAACAGCACACCCACGCGGATCAACAAGAGTCATCTGGTGGATTTGTACGAAAAAATTGCCTGGACTTCGCCTGACAAAAAACTCGCAGCACGCATTGCAGATATGCTTTATGCAGAAGATGATAGTCCGTTTCAATACAGAATCAACCGGCTGGGAGGGAGAAGCAAGCAAAAGAAATGGATGCTTCAGGCAGAATTGTTTAATGAATTGCTGCGCTGGACAAAAGGATGGGAAGGCGATGGTTATGCATTGCGCCGGGAAGCTGCTGATCGGTATGGTATGCTGCGCGATTTTTTCAGGGCTGCATCTGCCGTGTGGGGCGAAGCCTGGGATCATGAACGATATATGGTTACAAAGCCCGTTACGTTAAAGGCCATGATTCGTGTGGCTGTGGAACTGGTGCAACAGGGCGATGCCTTGCCTGAAGAAAATCGGGTAGAACGCTGGAAAGCAAGACTCCAGCCCTGGGCCAACGAAAAACCCCGGTTCAGGATGGATGGATTTTATGAGCGCTTTGCTGCAAGAGGACAGATTGAGCGTACCCGCCGCATATTCAATGAACTCTGGCGGCTCATTCAATAA
- the merA gene encoding mercury(II) reductase has protein sequence MTLSESNMQTAQLEITGMTCTHCAVTIQQLLLRQPGIQEARVDFAEGKGWVRFDPQQISPDQIRQAVAQTPTYRVSRITLMQQGPASDGGTYTYRLIIIGGGSAAFAAAIRAEELGLETLMINDALPIGGTCVNVGCVPSKTLIRTAEAAFHARHSFFDAVRPRGADIDFPRVIHDKQELVESLRQKKYLDVVSDFEHLKIISGHARLADAHTVVVNDGESYTGEKILLATGSRPRIPDIPGLKEVGYLTNRSLFELEEKPKSLTIMGAGYIGCEIAMAYRRLGVQVRIIEFTDRVLRSQMPDISAELEHWMRAEGIEIWPNFRAQRFERTAEGILIHGTFPDGRYHSFLETGYVVVATGIQANVEELGLEAVGVQLAGSGHIAVNDFMQTSVPHIYAAGDVADTPAYVYTAAYEGKIAVNHAFLSDSQEKLDYRVLPWVIFTDPQVAGVGMDEAQAERQGIPYEVGKLPLSEIPRALAARDTRGFIKLIRHAETDQLLGARVVAPEGGELIMTLSLAMKYHIPVQELASQLFPYLTLQEGIKLAALAFSKDVHKLSCCAS, from the coding sequence ATGACTTTATCCGAATCCAATATGCAGACAGCTCAGCTCGAAATTACCGGCATGACCTGTACGCACTGTGCCGTGACGATTCAACAATTACTGCTACGGCAGCCTGGCATTCAGGAGGCACGTGTTGATTTTGCAGAAGGCAAAGGATGGGTACGTTTTGATCCTCAGCAGATCAGTCCGGACCAGATCCGGCAGGCCGTAGCGCAGACCCCCACCTATCGGGTCAGCCGGATTACCTTGATGCAGCAAGGGCCGGCTTCAGATGGAGGCACCTATACCTATCGGCTTATCATCATAGGTGGCGGATCGGCAGCGTTTGCTGCTGCTATCCGGGCAGAGGAGCTGGGGCTGGAAACCCTGATGATCAACGACGCACTGCCGATTGGAGGTACCTGTGTGAATGTGGGTTGTGTGCCCTCCAAAACTTTGATCCGTACGGCAGAAGCCGCTTTTCATGCCCGTCACAGCTTTTTCGATGCCGTCAGGCCCCGGGGAGCCGATATCGACTTCCCGCGTGTCATACACGACAAACAAGAGTTGGTAGAATCGCTCAGGCAAAAAAAATACCTCGATGTGGTCAGCGATTTTGAGCATCTGAAGATCATTTCCGGTCATGCCCGGTTGGCAGATGCCCATACTGTGGTGGTTAACGACGGGGAAAGCTACACCGGCGAAAAGATTTTGCTGGCTACTGGCTCCAGGCCCCGCATTCCCGATATTCCCGGACTGAAAGAGGTGGGCTACCTGACCAACCGATCTTTGTTTGAGCTGGAAGAAAAGCCTAAAAGCCTGACTATTATGGGTGCCGGTTATATTGGTTGCGAAATTGCCATGGCCTATCGGCGGCTGGGTGTGCAGGTTCGCATCATTGAATTTACGGATCGGGTGCTTCGCTCGCAGATGCCCGATATCAGCGCAGAGCTGGAGCATTGGATGCGGGCAGAAGGCATTGAGATCTGGCCTAATTTCCGGGCACAGCGCTTTGAACGTACGGCTGAAGGCATTCTCATTCATGGTACATTCCCCGATGGTCGTTATCATAGTTTTCTGGAGACTGGCTATGTGGTGGTAGCCACCGGTATTCAGGCCAATGTGGAAGAGCTGGGACTGGAAGCAGTGGGTGTGCAGCTGGCCGGCAGCGGACATATTGCTGTGAATGATTTTATGCAGACTTCTGTGCCGCATATCTATGCGGCGGGTGATGTGGCCGATACGCCTGCCTATGTTTACACGGCGGCATATGAAGGGAAAATCGCCGTCAATCATGCTTTCCTATCCGATAGCCAGGAAAAGTTGGATTACCGGGTATTGCCATGGGTGATATTTACGGATCCACAGGTGGCCGGTGTGGGCATGGACGAAGCACAGGCCGAGCGGCAGGGTATTCCGTATGAAGTCGGCAAGCTGCCTCTGAGTGAGATTCCGCGTGCGCTGGCAGCCCGGGATACCCGGGGATTCATCAAGCTCATCCGACACGCAGAAACCGATCAACTGCTGGGTGCACGGGTGGTGGCTCCGGAAGGAGGGGAGCTGATTATGACCCTAAGCTTGGCCATGAAATACCATATTCCGGTCCAGGAACTTGCTTCTCAGTTGTTCCCTTACTTAACCCTGCAGGAAGGCATCAAACTGGCGGCACTCGCTTTCAGCAAAGATGTGCATAAGCTGAGCTGTTGTGCGAGCTGA
- a CDS encoding heavy-metal-associated domain-containing protein, giving the protein MKTLVWIVLSGAALWTAPRLCQSANCAGLHQQSFRTAPLGIAEPHGLTRSDTTIAILQISGMDCAGCASMIHKSLSRMAGVYADEVKYPGGQAVVTFDKNRIKPPQMIQAIRQLGYTAKLISCRDEK; this is encoded by the coding sequence ATGAAAACACTCGTTTGGATTGTTTTATCAGGAGCTGCACTCTGGACAGCTCCCCGGCTTTGTCAGTCGGCAAATTGCGCTGGTTTGCATCAGCAATCATTCCGAACAGCACCATTGGGGATAGCGGAACCGCATGGGCTAACCCGCTCAGATACCACCATAGCCATCCTTCAGATTAGCGGAATGGATTGTGCGGGATGTGCCTCTATGATCCATAAGAGCCTGAGCAGGATGGCAGGCGTTTATGCAGATGAAGTAAAGTACCCGGGCGGTCAGGCTGTCGTTACATTTGATAAAAACCGGATTAAACCCCCGCAAATGATTCAGGCAATCCGGCAATTGGGATATACAGCTAAATTGATTTCCTGTCGGGATGAAAAATAA
- a CDS encoding cation transporter, with protein MKKSVKPVAGMAIFSALAASLCCITPVLAVLAGSAGLASTFSWLVPARPYLLALTIGILGFAWYQYLRRRKSLSAADDPTYDDPTYSAAQEDAAAAAIACACEQPERRSFLQSGSFLVIVTLFALLTMGFPYYGGFLLSKGPSPVSSRQTISPVAKDTAHVQQAVLWIPSMDCEACAKGIQYEVIQLPGVVHARVSYLEKKAWVSFDPQLTSLDRIDSVINATGYPVRKQETVSR; from the coding sequence ATGAAAAAGTCTGTAAAACCCGTAGCAGGCATGGCTATTTTTTCGGCCCTTGCCGCTTCCTTATGCTGTATCACGCCCGTACTGGCTGTGCTGGCCGGTAGTGCAGGTCTGGCTTCCACATTTTCCTGGCTGGTTCCCGCAAGGCCTTATCTGTTGGCGTTGACCATTGGGATCCTGGGCTTTGCTTGGTATCAGTACCTGCGCCGCAGGAAAAGTTTATCAGCAGCCGATGATCCCACCTATGATGATCCCACCTATTCCGCAGCCCAAGAAGATGCTGCCGCGGCTGCGATCGCATGTGCCTGTGAACAGCCTGAACGGAGATCGTTTTTACAGTCGGGTTCCTTTCTGGTGATCGTTACCCTGTTTGCCCTTTTGACCATGGGATTCCCCTATTACGGTGGATTCTTGTTATCGAAAGGCCCTTCACCTGTTTCCTCCCGACAAACGATAAGCCCGGTGGCAAAAGATACAGCCCATGTGCAACAGGCTGTGCTGTGGATTCCTTCGATGGATTGCGAAGCCTGTGCAAAAGGCATTCAGTATGAAGTCATTCAGCTGCCTGGGGTGGTACATGCACGAGTAAGTTACCTGGAGAAGAAGGCTTGGGTAAGTTTCGATCCGCAGCTGACCAGTTTGGATCGGATTGATTCCGTGATTAATGCAACCGGATATCCGGTCCGGAAACAGGAAACGGTTTCCCGTTAA
- a CDS encoding ArsR/SmtB family transcription factor translates to MSKTTSCIRVYADPRQIADGKERLQRFEAQIRHLSRVLELAGNEVRLKILYLIDAEQQLCPCDLSDMLGMSIPAVSQHLRKLKDAQLVLTRRAGQTIFYRIAPEHLPVLKPFFSYIEQTSGQTIKLAES, encoded by the coding sequence ATGAGCAAGACAACTTCCTGTATCCGGGTATATGCAGATCCGCGGCAGATTGCGGATGGGAAAGAGCGATTGCAGCGTTTCGAGGCACAGATCCGGCATTTGAGCCGGGTGCTGGAACTGGCTGGCAATGAGGTGCGGCTGAAAATCCTGTATCTGATTGATGCCGAACAGCAGCTTTGCCCCTGCGATCTGAGCGATATGCTGGGTATGAGCATTCCGGCTGTATCCCAGCATTTGCGGAAGCTGAAAGATGCCCAGCTGGTGCTTACCCGCCGCGCCGGACAAACCATTTTTTACCGGATTGCTCCCGAGCATTTGCCGGTTTTAAAACCTTTTTTCAGCTACATTGAACAAACAAGTGGTCAAACCATAAAACTGGCAGAATCATGA
- a CDS encoding LytR/AlgR family response regulator transcription factor, with protein sequence MSNISCYIVDDEFRSIRLITSMLKDHFPDIEVVGSHTDPQSAMLQIRHMLPDLLFLDIQMPGYDGFSLLNNLPHVSSEIIFITAYQEYALRAFDVHASGYLTKPIQTEKFISCVRRAVERIYLKRKVSIPVYADRQNEAEPEIFGKLPLRLGRECRLIAPEHILFLESMGNYTRIYLQNDTPQLVCKQLGKLQQELQTFSFCRIHHRYLINLHHVISYTEGADIEVLMRNGCRLPVSRRQKKHFLSSFQQLMGI encoded by the coding sequence ATGTCAAACATCAGCTGTTACATCGTAGATGATGAATTCCGGAGTATCCGCCTGATTACTTCGATGCTGAAGGATCATTTTCCGGACATAGAAGTGGTGGGTTCACATACAGATCCGCAGTCAGCCATGTTGCAAATCAGGCACATGCTTCCTGATTTGTTGTTTCTTGATATTCAGATGCCCGGATACGATGGATTTTCATTATTGAATAATTTACCACATGTATCTTCAGAAATTATTTTTATTACTGCCTATCAGGAATATGCTCTTAGGGCTTTTGATGTGCATGCATCAGGATATCTTACCAAACCTATTCAGACAGAAAAATTTATTTCTTGTGTTAGACGTGCAGTTGAACGTATTTATCTGAAAAGAAAGGTATCTATTCCTGTTTATGCAGATCGGCAAAATGAAGCCGAGCCTGAGATATTCGGAAAACTTCCATTGCGGCTGGGCAGGGAATGCAGGTTGATTGCTCCGGAGCACATACTCTTTCTGGAAAGCATGGGTAATTACACAAGGATTTATCTACAAAATGACACACCGCAGTTGGTTTGCAAACAACTGGGAAAATTGCAGCAGGAACTTCAGACATTTTCATTCTGCCGCATTCATCATCGTTATCTAATCAATTTGCATCATGTCATCAGTTATACTGAAGGTGCAGATATTGAAGTGCTCATGCGCAACGGATGCAGACTGCCCGTCTCTAGAAGGCAGAAAAAACATTTTCTTTCCAGTTTTCAGCAACTGATGGGTATATGA
- a CDS encoding sensor histidine kinase, whose protein sequence is MVLVLPGRESGWSQPLSARYYSIKQGLPAQALYGCVQDRRGFLWIATENGVARFDGFQFRHYGIADGLPDPDVLNVFMDGSGVVWALPFQKAPVYYNDSTDTFCSLPTLVNRQFRSYQGFVLSPAEIAISDIHGQIYVIRSSDRQITDSLNFHSLVNHVVKLDAHTYGVLLAQTYFIVRNHQIIKSESFHAPVRYSLYDPSVLYCGNNNDLQKINAYTGKIFFHRKMPFAIRQLNRAPHGLYATTLEGDVYLLDTATLNVKKKIWHQASINDVYDPGKGLIWISTKEEGLVMLRQQVIQRVLQKQDNEPSNLNCVLVANQQLIAGNNHGELIMWDGTQAYHTALTARTNLDAWIRRIFYNPPNFLVVTQIGLFQFSPEKPPVQIFPAYYGFKTAARVNDSTYLLGTHGHLLLCQYHRGAYHLKLLYAGQRITAIAPVTENECYVGSHDGLYHFHQQQMHKVDLGGNIGQQKVSALAHDQRGWIWVAYAGDSLLAFDPGGVKLTMRISEHFPGDIIKCLYADGNQIWVGTNNSLGKIGVYTNPAVHVQTTFFSTNDGLSGEQINDIEKANGQIYVATSNGISYFPDNLSFPAADIPVYIMGIHTGKRYIAYVSNQTPVLSYLENHIRFHLSAVDYSGLPGIWYRYRLNEHKWIITKDPVVSFYELPPGKYHFQVQAIRRDGMPSSQVAEASFEIRAPFFVKPFFWIMFISIAFVTAGISIWRYFRKKHQRRIKELEQQKKMIDLEMQMMRAQINPHFIFNTLNAIKQMIYDNDIRQANHYLDKFSDLLRTTLYTRQDAMIPLHQELEYLSQYLALEKLRFGDQFTYQVIAEDNVEMQDILIPAMILQPVAENAVKHGIRKLRHRKGIILIRISLQQQRCRVEIMDNGPGFTDELPTGGKGLEITRKRAEWHGIRFYMQRTIYYDQPCTVAVFEIPVLNLQPVCQTSAVTS, encoded by the coding sequence GTGGTGTTAGTTTTGCCGGGCCGGGAATCGGGATGGTCACAGCCTTTATCGGCGCGGTATTATTCCATAAAACAGGGCCTTCCTGCTCAGGCATTGTATGGTTGTGTGCAGGACAGACGTGGCTTTTTGTGGATTGCTACGGAAAACGGGGTGGCCCGCTTTGATGGCTTTCAGTTCCGGCATTATGGTATTGCCGATGGCCTTCCGGATCCCGATGTGCTCAATGTGTTTATGGATGGTTCGGGCGTGGTGTGGGCATTGCCTTTTCAGAAAGCTCCGGTTTATTACAATGATTCCACCGATACTTTTTGTTCATTGCCGACTTTGGTGAACCGGCAATTCAGAAGTTATCAGGGCTTTGTACTTTCCCCTGCTGAGATTGCCATTTCCGATATTCATGGACAGATTTATGTGATTCGTTCCTCTGACCGGCAAATCACGGATAGCCTGAATTTTCATTCGTTGGTCAACCATGTGGTAAAGCTGGATGCACATACCTATGGTGTACTGTTAGCTCAAACTTATTTTATTGTTCGCAATCATCAGATTATTAAAAGTGAAAGTTTTCACGCCCCTGTTCGTTATTCGTTGTACGATCCATCTGTTCTCTACTGTGGGAATAACAATGATTTGCAGAAAATCAATGCATATACCGGAAAAATATTCTTTCACAGGAAAATGCCATTTGCCATCCGGCAACTCAATCGGGCACCTCACGGCTTATATGCTACAACGCTGGAAGGTGATGTGTATTTGCTGGATACAGCTACCTTGAATGTAAAGAAAAAGATTTGGCATCAGGCTTCCATCAATGATGTATATGATCCGGGTAAAGGATTGATATGGATCAGCACCAAGGAAGAAGGACTGGTTATGCTGCGCCAGCAGGTGATTCAGCGTGTATTACAAAAGCAGGACAATGAACCATCCAATCTGAATTGTGTGTTGGTTGCAAACCAGCAGCTGATAGCGGGAAACAATCATGGTGAGCTGATCATGTGGGATGGCACACAAGCCTATCACACGGCACTTACTGCGCGCACCAATCTTGATGCATGGATCCGCAGAATATTTTATAATCCACCCAACTTTTTGGTTGTCACTCAGATCGGATTGTTTCAATTCAGTCCGGAAAAACCACCGGTTCAAATTTTTCCAGCTTATTATGGTTTTAAAACAGCAGCCCGTGTGAATGATAGCACTTATCTTCTGGGTACTCATGGCCATCTGTTGCTCTGCCAGTATCACCGGGGAGCATATCATCTCAAACTATTGTACGCCGGACAACGCATCACAGCCATTGCTCCTGTAACTGAAAATGAATGTTATGTGGGAAGTCACGACGGGCTTTATCATTTTCACCAGCAACAGATGCATAAGGTTGATTTGGGAGGAAACATAGGGCAGCAGAAAGTAAGTGCTCTGGCGCATGATCAGCGTGGATGGATCTGGGTCGCCTATGCAGGCGATTCTCTGCTGGCATTTGATCCGGGTGGCGTGAAACTAACCATGCGCATAAGTGAACATTTTCCAGGTGATATCATCAAATGTTTGTATGCCGATGGTAACCAGATATGGGTTGGAACCAACAACAGCCTCGGAAAAATAGGTGTTTATACGAATCCCGCCGTGCATGTGCAAACTACTTTCTTTTCCACGAATGATGGATTGTCAGGCGAACAAATCAATGATATTGAAAAAGCAAACGGACAAATCTATGTAGCCACATCGAATGGCATCAGTTATTTTCCCGACAATCTTTCATTTCCTGCGGCAGATATTCCTGTGTATATCATGGGCATCCACACCGGGAAACGATATATTGCCTATGTTTCAAATCAAACACCTGTATTATCATATCTGGAAAACCATATTCGCTTTCATCTTTCAGCAGTAGATTATTCGGGTCTTCCCGGTATATGGTATCGTTACCGATTAAATGAACATAAATGGATTATCACCAAAGATCCGGTAGTGAGTTTTTATGAACTGCCTCCGGGTAAATATCATTTTCAGGTGCAGGCTATTCGCCGGGATGGAATGCCTTCATCACAGGTGGCTGAAGCTAGTTTTGAGATACGTGCACCTTTTTTTGTAAAGCCATTTTTCTGGATAATGTTTATAAGCATTGCATTTGTGACTGCAGGAATAAGTATCTGGAGGTATTTCAGAAAAAAACACCAGCGTCGCATCAAAGAACTGGAACAGCAGAAAAAAATGATTGATCTTGAGATGCAGATGATGCGTGCACAGATCAATCCCCATTTTATTTTCAATACACTCAATGCCATCAAGCAAATGATTTATGACAATGATATTCGTCAGGCCAATCATTATCTGGATAAGTTCAGTGATTTATTGCGGACTACCCTTTATACCCGTCAGGATGCCATGATTCCTTTGCATCAGGAACTGGAATATCTTTCGCAATATCTTGCTCTTGAAAAACTCAGATTTGGGGATCAGTTTACTTATCAGGTGATAGCTGAAGATAATGTTGAAATGCAGGATATCTTGATTCCCGCTATGATTCTGCAACCCGTTGCAGAGAATGCAGTTAAACATGGTATTCGAAAATTGCGACATCGGAAGGGAATAATTTTGATTCGCATTTCATTGCAACAACAACGCTGCCGGGTTGAGATCATGGATAATGGACCAGGATTTACAGATGAATTACCGACAGGTGGAAAAGGTCTTGAAATTACCCGCAAGCGTGCAGAATGGCATGGCATCCGTTTTTACATGCAAAGAACGATATATTACGATCAGCCTTGTACAGTAGCTGTTTTTGAAATTCCTGTTTTAAACCTGCAACCTGTATGTCAAACATCAGCTGTTACATCGTAG
- a CDS encoding zinc-binding dehydrogenase, protein MKAVIIEQFGGVDQLKLTDLPKPQPGAGEVVVRNVAVSVNPVDAKIRANGTWAGIPLPAVLGYDAAGVVEAVGEQVTEFRVGDEVFYTPQIHGNPHGTYAEFTVVPVGILARKPHGITFEEAAAIPLAGGTAWEAIVRRLQVKPGETVLITAAAGGVGSFAVQFARVAGARVIGMASERNHEFVRMVGADFVVDYHHEQAHQQILEYTGGKPVDAAFDIQGNPVIGGILDLVKPFGRLACILPPAGNLAPLYHHNQTLHGVFLTRERKRLEEMTPLFEWGKVKSWVDEVLPFSVDNLRKAHQRMDQAHGRGKVVLKF, encoded by the coding sequence ATGAAAGCCGTTATCATTGAACAATTTGGAGGTGTTGACCAGTTGAAGCTTACGGATTTGCCCAAACCTCAGCCTGGTGCAGGAGAGGTTGTGGTGCGCAATGTAGCTGTATCGGTAAATCCGGTAGATGCCAAGATTCGCGCCAATGGCACCTGGGCTGGTATCCCACTGCCGGCGGTGCTGGGTTATGATGCTGCAGGTGTAGTGGAAGCTGTAGGCGAGCAGGTTACTGAATTTCGTGTGGGCGATGAAGTATTTTACACCCCGCAGATTCACGGAAATCCGCATGGTACGTATGCTGAGTTTACCGTGGTACCTGTAGGCATCTTAGCGCGTAAGCCTCATGGCATCACATTTGAAGAAGCAGCTGCTATTCCGCTGGCCGGAGGTACAGCCTGGGAAGCAATTGTGAGACGGTTGCAGGTTAAACCCGGGGAAACCGTTTTGATTACTGCTGCAGCGGGAGGTGTGGGATCATTTGCCGTGCAGTTTGCCCGCGTGGCCGGTGCGCGGGTAATAGGGATGGCCAGCGAACGCAATCATGAATTTGTGCGCATGGTGGGAGCCGATTTTGTGGTAGATTATCATCACGAACAAGCTCATCAGCAAATACTGGAATATACAGGAGGTAAGCCAGTGGATGCAGCTTTTGATATCCAGGGCAACCCGGTGATCGGAGGCATCCTAGATCTGGTAAAGCCTTTCGGCCGTCTGGCCTGCATTCTGCCACCCGCCGGCAATCTGGCGCCGCTTTATCATCACAATCAAACTTTGCATGGCGTGTTTCTGACCCGCGAACGCAAAAGGCTGGAAGAAATGACACCGTTGTTTGAATGGGGAAAAGTAAAATCATGGGTAGATGAAGTATTGCCCTTTTCGGTAGATAATCTCCGAAAAGCCCACCAGCGGATGGATCAGGCGCATGGCCGCGGAAAAGTGGTATTGAAATTCTGA